Proteins encoded in a region of the Pseudomonas syringae KCTC 12500 genome:
- a CDS encoding LTA synthase family protein, with protein MAKTDAQIHRQARLQNPTVKSHLAYILLSGFALMVMYTLLRIGLLVYNREMIGDTPASTFLEALFNGTRFDLRLTVYLLIPLVLSLFSARAMAARGFFRFWLTLVGSITLFFGLMEMDFYREFHQRLNGLVFQYVKEDPKTVLSMLWYGFPVVRYLLAWAVVTWLLSLVFKGIDRATRPRVAAKTSPEATRSIAPWYVRAGVFVLVLLVMVVCIRGTLRQGPPLRWGDAYTTDSNFANQLGLNGTLTLITAAKSRMSEDRDNIWKATLPQNEAQQTVRDMLLTPNDKLVEPDIAAVRRDFTPPAENTLPIRNVVVILMESFAGHSVGALGNDANITPYFDKLSKEGLLFDHFFSNGTHTHQGMFATMACFPNLPGFEYLMQTPEGSHKLSGLPQLLSTGRNYDDVYVYNGNFAWDNQSGFFSNQGMTNFVGREDFVNPVFSDPTWGVSDQDMFDRGAQELKARQDGKPFYALLQTLSNHTPYALPDPLPVERVTGHGSLDEHLTAMRYADWALGQFFEKAKKEPYYKNTLFVVLGDHGFGNDKQLTEMDLGRFNVPLLLIGPGVQEKFGQRSSIVGTQVDVVPTIMGRLGGLNRNQCWGRDLLNLPEGDKGFGVIKPSGSEQVVAIISGNRILIEPTEMPAKLLTYTLGAKPHAEEVPDAPDTQELKRKLESFLQTATKSLLDNTAGVEASKNRN; from the coding sequence ATGGCCAAAACGGACGCCCAGATTCATCGGCAAGCCCGCCTGCAAAACCCCACTGTCAAATCGCATCTGGCGTACATCCTGCTCAGCGGCTTCGCCCTGATGGTGATGTACACGCTGTTGCGTATCGGTCTGCTGGTCTACAACCGCGAGATGATTGGCGACACGCCTGCCTCGACGTTCCTTGAAGCACTGTTCAACGGCACGCGCTTCGACCTGCGCCTGACCGTGTACCTGCTCATTCCGCTGGTGCTGTCGCTGTTCAGCGCACGCGCCATGGCGGCACGCGGGTTCTTCCGTTTCTGGCTGACGCTGGTTGGCAGCATTACGCTGTTCTTCGGCTTGATGGAAATGGACTTCTACCGTGAGTTTCACCAGCGCCTGAACGGTCTGGTGTTTCAATACGTCAAGGAAGACCCGAAGACTGTTCTGAGCATGCTCTGGTACGGTTTCCCGGTGGTCCGTTACCTGCTGGCATGGGCCGTGGTGACCTGGCTGCTGAGTCTGGTGTTCAAGGGCATTGACCGTGCAACCCGTCCACGTGTTGCTGCAAAAACCAGCCCGGAGGCCACTCGTTCCATTGCGCCGTGGTATGTGCGCGCCGGTGTGTTCGTGCTGGTGTTGCTGGTCATGGTGGTCTGCATCCGTGGCACTCTGCGTCAAGGTCCGCCGCTGCGCTGGGGCGACGCTTACACCACTGACTCCAACTTCGCCAACCAGTTGGGCCTCAACGGCACACTGACGTTGATCACTGCGGCCAAGAGCCGTATGTCCGAAGATCGCGACAATATCTGGAAAGCCACGCTGCCACAGAACGAGGCTCAGCAGACCGTGCGCGACATGCTGCTGACCCCGAATGACAAGCTGGTCGAGCCGGATATTGCCGCTGTGCGTCGCGACTTCACGCCGCCGGCAGAGAACACCTTGCCGATCCGCAATGTGGTCGTGATCCTGATGGAAAGCTTCGCCGGTCACTCGGTGGGCGCCCTGGGCAACGATGCCAACATCACGCCGTACTTCGACAAGTTGTCCAAGGAAGGCCTGTTGTTCGATCACTTTTTCTCCAACGGTACCCACACCCACCAGGGCATGTTCGCCACCATGGCGTGCTTCCCGAACCTGCCGGGCTTCGAGTACCTGATGCAGACGCCGGAAGGCAGCCACAAGCTGTCGGGGCTTCCGCAATTGCTGAGCACGGGTCGCAACTACGACGACGTCTACGTCTATAACGGCAACTTTGCCTGGGACAACCAGTCGGGCTTCTTCAGCAACCAGGGCATGACCAACTTCGTCGGCCGTGAAGACTTCGTCAACCCGGTGTTCTCCGATCCGACCTGGGGTGTTTCCGACCAGGACATGTTCGACCGTGGCGCGCAGGAGCTCAAGGCCCGTCAGGACGGCAAGCCGTTCTATGCCTTGCTGCAGACCCTGTCCAACCACACGCCGTATGCGCTGCCGGATCCTCTGCCGGTCGAGCGCGTCACCGGGCACGGCTCGCTGGACGAGCATTTGACCGCCATGCGTTATGCCGACTGGGCGCTGGGCCAGTTCTTCGAGAAGGCCAAAAAAGAGCCTTACTACAAGAACACGCTGTTCGTAGTGCTGGGCGACCATGGTTTCGGTAACGACAAGCAACTGACCGAAATGGACCTGGGCCGTTTCAACGTGCCTCTGCTGTTGATCGGCCCTGGTGTGCAGGAGAAGTTCGGCCAGCGCAGCAGCATCGTGGGGACGCAGGTCGACGTCGTGCCGACCATCATGGGACGTCTGGGTGGTCTGAACCGCAACCAGTGCTGGGGCCGCGATCTGCTGAACCTGCCTGAGGGTGACAAGGGCTTCGGTGTGATCAAGCCGTCGGGCAGTGAGCAGGTGGTCGCTATCATCAGCGGCAACCGTATCCTGATCGAGCCGACCGAGATGCCTGCCAAGTTGTTAACCTACACCCTTGGCGCCAAGCCGCATGCCGAAGAAGTGCCTGATGCGCCCGACACGCAGGAGCTCAAGCGCAAGCTGGAAAGTTTCCTGCAGACGGCCACCAAGAGCCTTCTGGATAACACGGCCGGTGTAGAAGCCAGCAAGAACCGCAACTGA
- a CDS encoding ribonuclease E inhibitor RraB, which yields MSTAYQEDISSNVLRRMKEGGFDFARIYPIEFYAIFPDEERARQAAEQFRGESLNTQVNVRDDGHWHLQLSKVMYATYDGIGDFEQDFQTVISPMDGEVEGWGVTQEIRRLHA from the coding sequence ATGAGCACAGCCTATCAAGAGGACATCAGCAGTAACGTACTGCGCCGCATGAAAGAAGGCGGTTTTGACTTCGCGCGAATCTATCCCATCGAGTTCTACGCCATCTTCCCGGACGAGGAGCGGGCACGGCAGGCCGCAGAGCAATTTCGCGGCGAATCCCTCAACACCCAGGTAAACGTACGTGATGACGGTCATTGGCACCTTCAATTGAGCAAAGTCATGTACGCCACCTATGACGGCATTGGTGACTTCGAGCAGGACTTCCAGACGGTCATTTCACCTATGGACGGCGAAGTCGAGGGATGGGGCGTTACTCAGGAGATCAGAAGACTGCACGCTTGA
- a CDS encoding circularly permuted type 2 ATP-grasp protein, with the protein MIRTFYDEMYDAAGVVRPHYREFARWLGDTPPELLAQRRREADLLFHRAGITFTLYGDEQGTERLIPFDTIPRSIPASEWRVVERGCIQRVKALNMFLADLYHDQRIIKAGIIPAEQVLANEQYQLAMQGLNLHRDLYSHISGVDLVRDGDGTYYVLEDNLRTPSGVSYMLEDRKMMMRLFPELFSAQRIAPIDHYPNLLLDTLKSSSHLDNPSVVVLTPGRFNSAFFEHAFLAREMGVELVEGADLFVRDDRVFMRTTDGPKAVDVIYRRLDDAFLDPLAFNPDSMLGVPGLLSAYRSGNVVLANAIGTGVADDKSVYPYVTDMIRFYLDEEPILKNVPTWQCRKPEELSHVLANLGDLVVKETQGSGGYGMLVGPAATAAEIEAFRARLKAKPHAYIAQPTLCLSTCPTFVENGIAPRHIDLRPFVLSGRETRVVPGGLTRVALREGSLVVNSSQGGGTKDTWVVED; encoded by the coding sequence ATGATCCGCACCTTTTATGACGAGATGTACGATGCGGCCGGCGTAGTCCGTCCGCACTATCGGGAGTTCGCCCGCTGGCTGGGTGATACACCTCCCGAGCTTTTGGCTCAACGCAGGCGCGAAGCTGATCTGCTGTTTCACCGTGCCGGGATCACATTCACCCTCTATGGTGATGAGCAGGGCACCGAGCGGCTTATCCCTTTCGATACCATCCCGCGCAGCATCCCGGCCAGCGAATGGCGGGTTGTCGAGCGTGGCTGCATTCAGCGCGTCAAGGCGCTGAACATGTTTCTGGCCGATCTGTATCACGACCAGAGGATTATCAAGGCCGGGATAATTCCCGCCGAACAGGTGCTGGCCAACGAGCAGTACCAGTTGGCAATGCAGGGTCTTAATCTGCACCGCGATTTGTACTCGCATATTTCCGGCGTCGATCTGGTGCGCGACGGTGACGGCACCTATTACGTGCTGGAAGACAATCTGCGCACCCCGAGCGGCGTGAGCTATATGCTCGAAGACCGCAAGATGATGATGCGCCTGTTCCCGGAGCTGTTTTCCGCGCAGCGCATTGCGCCAATCGATCACTACCCTAATCTGTTGCTCGACACGCTCAAGAGTTCCAGTCATCTGGACAACCCGAGTGTCGTGGTGCTGACGCCAGGCCGCTTCAACAGCGCCTTTTTCGAGCATGCGTTTCTGGCTCGCGAGATGGGCGTTGAACTGGTGGAAGGTGCTGATCTGTTTGTTCGCGATGACCGCGTGTTCATGCGCACCACCGACGGCCCGAAAGCCGTTGACGTGATCTATCGTCGCCTCGATGACGCATTTCTCGATCCTCTGGCCTTCAACCCTGATTCGATGCTGGGCGTCCCTGGGCTGCTGTCTGCCTATCGATCCGGCAACGTGGTCCTGGCCAATGCCATCGGTACCGGCGTCGCGGATGACAAGTCGGTTTATCCCTACGTCACCGACATGATTCGCTTCTATCTGGACGAAGAACCGATTCTCAAGAACGTGCCGACCTGGCAGTGCCGCAAGCCTGAAGAGCTGTCACATGTGCTGGCCAACCTGGGCGACCTGGTCGTCAAGGAAACCCAGGGCTCCGGTGGCTACGGCATGCTGGTCGGTCCCGCAGCGACCGCCGCCGAGATCGAAGCCTTCCGGGCACGCCTCAAGGCCAAGCCGCATGCGTACATCGCCCAACCCACCTTGTGCCTGTCGACCTGTCCGACCTTTGTCGAGAACGGCATCGCCCCGCGACATATCGATTTGCGCCCGTTTGTTCTGTCCGGTCGTGAAACCCGCGTTGTGCCTGGCGGGCTTACCCGAGTGGCCTTGCGTGAAGGCTCGCTGGTGGTCAATTCGTCACAGGGTGGCGGAACCAAAGACACCTGGGTGGTCGAGGATTAA